The genomic window GCTTTAAGCAATGTCGATATAGTAATAGTTGCTGTTAGTGGGGCAATTGGGATACTCCCAACTCTTAAGGCAATTGAAGCTGGCAAAACAATAGGATTAGCTAACAAAGAAACCTTAGTAAGTGCTGGGGATATTGTAATGCAAAAAATTAAAAATTCAAATAGTCAAATGATTCCTGTAGATAGTGAACACTCAGCTGTATATCAATGCTTACAAGGTGAAGAAAGATATTTAAAAAATATTTGGTTAACTGCATCAGGAGGACCTTTTAGAGATTATACTTATGAGCAACTTGAAAAAGTTACACTAGAGCAAGCATTGCGGCACCCTAACTGGGTAATGGGGCCAAAAATTACGATTGATTCGGCTACTTTAATGAATAAAGGGTTAGAAGTTATAGAAGCCCATCATTTATTTGATATAGATTACGAAAATATTAATGTAATTGTTCATAAGGAAAGTATTATTCATTCTATGATTGAACTGATTGATGGATCATTTATTGCTCATTTAGGTTTGCCTGATATGAGGATCCCAATACAGTATGCCTTAACTTATCCTGAAAGATTAGAATCACCCGTTAAACCTCTTGATTTTACTACTCTTAGTACATTAAATTTTGATA from Candidatus Syntrophocurvum alkaliphilum includes these protein-coding regions:
- a CDS encoding 1-deoxy-D-xylulose-5-phosphate reductoisomerase, whose translation is MQKETNVVILGSSGSIGKQALEVIDKHNEKFNIIGLAAKDELNILTEQVLKYKPEYVVIGDEKYYSELKNRIDINNTEILTGVNGMTHLCALSNVDIVIVAVSGAIGILPTLKAIEAGKTIGLANKETLVSAGDIVMQKIKNSNSQMIPVDSEHSAVYQCLQGEERYLKNIWLTASGGPFRDYTYEQLEKVTLEQALRHPNWVMGPKITIDSATLMNKGLEVIEAHHLFDIDYENINVIVHKESIIHSMIELIDGSFIAHLGLPDMRIPIQYALTYPERLESPVKPLDFTTLSTLNFDKPDTKRFPALELAYQAGKQGGSMPAVLNAANEIAVDKFINGFIKFTEISKLVEEVMLKHQLVKNPSITEILEIDAWARNISHEF